In Luteitalea sp. TBR-22, one genomic interval encodes:
- a CDS encoding ISL3 family transposase, with amino-acid sequence MQDTKLFETILGLQAPWHIARVALDTSGERVDLWVEHAADTRWTCPDCGTAAPGHDHAEERVWRHLDTCQYQTFLHARVPRVDCPTHGVRQVGVPWAAPRSRFTLLLERLIIDLITQCSTVTGACRIARVTWDEAWGVMDRAVARGLQRRTAAPRRYLGVDEKAFRKGQRYHTIVCDLETATVQHVAEDRTAASLQGYYAQLTTEQREALQAVAMDMWPAYIRATVDGLPQGDTKIVFDRFHIMREMTRAVDTVRKQEHRTFLREQGTSPLTGTKYLWLYGEDRLPADRTDAFAALQGQHLKVGRAWAIKELLRDLWTYRQGAAVRRFFARWYGWAIRSRLEPVKQVARMLHRHLDGVLRYVRHPITNGVAEGLNSKIMSIKRKAGGFRNAHHFTTAIYFHCGGLDLYPR; translated from the coding sequence ATGCAGGACACGAAGCTCTTCGAAACGATCCTCGGCTTGCAGGCGCCCTGGCACATCGCACGGGTGGCGTTGGACACCTCGGGCGAGCGCGTCGATCTGTGGGTGGAGCATGCCGCGGACACGCGCTGGACGTGCCCGGACTGCGGGACGGCGGCGCCGGGCCATGACCATGCCGAGGAGCGGGTCTGGCGGCATCTCGACACCTGCCAGTACCAGACCTTCCTGCATGCGCGGGTGCCGCGCGTCGACTGTCCCACGCACGGCGTTCGGCAGGTCGGGGTGCCTTGGGCGGCGCCGCGGAGCCGATTCACGCTGCTGCTCGAGCGGCTCATTATCGACCTCATCACGCAGTGCAGCACGGTCACGGGCGCGTGCCGGATCGCGCGCGTCACGTGGGACGAGGCGTGGGGGGTGATGGACCGCGCGGTGGCGCGGGGGCTCCAGCGGCGCACCGCGGCGCCGCGGCGCTACCTGGGCGTCGACGAGAAGGCGTTTCGCAAGGGGCAGCGGTATCACACGATCGTGTGTGACCTCGAGACCGCGACCGTGCAGCACGTCGCCGAGGACCGGACGGCAGCGAGCCTGCAGGGCTACTACGCGCAGCTGACCACCGAGCAGCGCGAGGCGCTGCAGGCCGTCGCGATGGACATGTGGCCGGCCTACATCCGGGCCACCGTCGACGGCCTGCCGCAGGGCGACACCAAGATCGTGTTCGATCGCTTTCACATCATGCGCGAGATGACGCGCGCGGTGGACACCGTGCGCAAGCAGGAGCATCGGACCTTCCTGCGCGAGCAGGGCACCTCGCCCCTCACCGGCACGAAATACCTCTGGCTCTACGGCGAGGACCGTCTGCCCGCCGATCGCACGGACGCGTTCGCGGCGCTGCAGGGGCAGCACCTGAAAGTCGGCCGCGCCTGGGCGATCAAGGAGCTGTTACGCGACCTCTGGACCTACCGGCAGGGCGCCGCGGTCCGCCGCTTCTTCGCCCGCTGGTACGGGTGGGCGATCCGCTCGCGCCTGGAACCCGTCAAGCAGGTGGCCCGCATGCTCCACCGGCACCTCGACGGCGTGCTGCGCTACGTCAGGCACCCCATCACCAACGGCGTGGCCGAAGGCCTCAACAGCAAGATCATGAGCATCAAGCGCAAGGCCGGCGGCTTCCGCAATGCCCACCACTTCACCACCGCCATCTACTTTCACTGCGGCGGCCTGGACCTCTACCCACGCTGA
- a CDS encoding outer membrane beta-barrel protein → MCARILLATLAAAFACLSPTTAAAQSSAVPTVTLNAGWAGFVDDGRVDHGAFGGGLEWVLTPRLAIGPEVLYMVGPEDDRDLFVLGVARLGILPLRSRVAPFVTLGAGTMTHSDRFGSQSYRSTEGAFIAGGGARITVSPRVYVAPEFTVGWEPHIRASVTVGIRLP, encoded by the coding sequence ATGTGTGCTCGTATTCTTCTCGCCACCCTCGCCGCGGCGTTCGCGTGCCTGAGCCCCACCACCGCAGCGGCGCAGTCGTCGGCCGTTCCCACCGTCACGCTGAACGCCGGCTGGGCCGGCTTCGTGGACGACGGCCGGGTGGACCACGGCGCGTTCGGTGGCGGCCTCGAGTGGGTGCTCACGCCCCGGTTGGCCATCGGTCCCGAGGTCCTGTACATGGTCGGACCCGAAGACGACCGTGACCTCTTCGTCCTCGGAGTCGCGCGACTGGGGATTCTGCCGCTTCGGTCCCGCGTAGCGCCGTTCGTGACCCTCGGCGCCGGCACGATGACGCACAGCGACCGGTTCGGCAGCCAGTCGTACCGCTCGACCGAGGGGGCCTTCATTGCGGGCGGCGGCGCGCGGATCACGGTGTCGCCGCGTGTCTACGTGGCGCCCGAGTTCACGGTCGGGTGGGAGCCCCACATCCGCGCGTCGGTGACCGTCGGCATCCGGTTGCCGTAG
- a CDS encoding DUF433 domain-containing protein: protein MPWEDLIAVTPGVRGGKPCVAGTRITVQDVLEYLAAGMSEAEILADFPSLTPESIRAVLSFAAARERRLATPAA, encoded by the coding sequence ATGCCGTGGGAAGACCTCATCGCTGTCACACCCGGAGTTCGGGGCGGCAAGCCGTGCGTCGCTGGCACACGGATCACGGTACAGGACGTACTCGAGTACCTCGCCGCCGGCATGAGCGAGGCCGAAATCCTCGCCGACTTTCCGAGCCTCACGCCCGAGAGCATCAGGGCCGTACTCTCATTTGCCGCGGCTCGGGAGCGGCGGCTTGCCACGCCAGCCGCGTAG